Proteins encoded together in one Festucalex cinctus isolate MCC-2025b chromosome 8, RoL_Fcin_1.0, whole genome shotgun sequence window:
- the LOC144024060 gene encoding haloacid dehalogenase-like hydrolase domain-containing 5 isoform X1 produces MWRKTKGVWPSSHTCPFPRRKRWRRRCSAARRWNCCNVTPAKVCSNKVRKPERCWDCDHGRSEAGILLDVDGVLVRGGAVIPAARRAFRKLLDGRGDFRLPVVFVTNAASCRPERKAQQLSSLLDVQISPDQVVLSYSPLQTLTAFHDKCVLVSGQGPITDIARTLGFKKVVSMEQLREQHPLLDMVDHNRTPQAASKVVGHKIPQIEAVLLFGEPVRWETNLQLLVDVLLTNGRPADAYDWSPEQLPVLACNTDLLWMAEAPSPRFGHGMFLLCLESAYKKLTGRELSYRALLGKPSLLTYRFAERALARHRDRQVRTIYAVGDNPMTDVYGANLYNRYLAQQHRGDAPAGTPGQETASQTADETTSAAASCRSVLVCTGVYKPAPARARDDHVVFLHSHRDMSAEAGLLEPAFVLDDVEAAVDLVLQRHL; encoded by the exons ATGTGGAGGAAGACGAAGGGGGTGTGGCCTTCTTCGCACACGTGCCCGTTCCCTCGCAGAAAGAG GTGGAGGAGGCGCTGCTCCGCCGCAAGAAGATGGAACTGTTGCAACGTTACGCCAGCGAAAGTCTGCAGCAACAAAGTCAGGAAGCCCGAACGCTGCTGGGACTGTGAc CATGGGCGGAGCGAGGCGGGCATCCTGCTGGACGTGGACGGCGTGCTGGTGCGCGGCGGCGCCGTCATCCCGGCGGCGCGCCGGGCCTTCCGGAAGCTGCTGGACGGCCGCGGCGACTTCCGGCTGCCCGTCGTCTTCGTCACCAACGCCGCCAGTTGCCGGCCCGAGCGCAAGGCGCAGCAGCTGTCGTCGCTGCTCGACGTGCAG ATCAGTCCCGATCAAGTGGTTTTGTCGTACAGTCCTCTGCAAACGTTGACCGCCTTCCACGACAAATGCGTGCTGGTGTCCGGCCAGGGGCCCATCACGGACATCGCGCGCAC TCTGGGCTTCAAGAAGGTGGTGAGCATGGAGCAGCTTCGAGAACAGCACCCCCTGCTGGACATGGTGGACCACAACAGGACGCCTCAAGCAGCC tCCAAGGTCGTCGGGCACAAGATCCCCCAAATTGAAG CCGTGCTGCTGTTTGGCGAGCCGGTGCGCTGGGAGACCAATCTTCAGCTGCTGGTGGACGTGCTGCTGACCAACGGCCGGCCGGCGGACGCGTACGATTGGTCGCCGGAGCAGCTGCCCGTGCTGGCCTGCAACACGGACCTGCTGTGGATGGCCGAGGCGCCGTCGCCGCG TTTTGGCCACGGCATGTTCCTGCTGTGCTTGGAGTCGGCGTACAAGAAGTTGACGGGCCGCGAGCTGAGCTACCGGGCGCTGCTGGGGAAGCCCAGCCTGCTCACCTACCGCTTCGCCGAGCGCGCGCTCGCCCGCCACCGCGACCGCCAAGTCCGAACCATCTACGCCGTCGG cGACAACCCGATGACGGACGTTTACGGCGCCAACCTTTACAATCGCTACCTGGCTCAGCAGCACCGTGGCGACGCCCCCGCCGGGACGCCGGGCCAGGAAACGGCGAGTCAGACCGCCGACGAGACGACATCGGCCGCCGCGAGCTGCCGATCCGTCCTG GTATGCACGGGCGTCTACAAGCCGGCGCCGGCGCGGGCCCGGGACGACCACGTGGTCTTCCTGCACAGCCACCGCGACATGAGCGCCGAGGCGGGCCTGCTGGAGCCCGCCTTCGTGCTGGACGACGTGGAGGCCGCCGTCGACCTCGTCCTCCAACGACACCTCTGA
- the LOC144024060 gene encoding haloacid dehalogenase-like hydrolase domain-containing 5 isoform X2, protein MWCARMQHAIRTATRYANARQQHGRSEAGILLDVDGVLVRGGAVIPAARRAFRKLLDGRGDFRLPVVFVTNAASCRPERKAQQLSSLLDVQISPDQVVLSYSPLQTLTAFHDKCVLVSGQGPITDIARTLGFKKVVSMEQLREQHPLLDMVDHNRTPQAASKVVGHKIPQIEAVLLFGEPVRWETNLQLLVDVLLTNGRPADAYDWSPEQLPVLACNTDLLWMAEAPSPRFGHGMFLLCLESAYKKLTGRELSYRALLGKPSLLTYRFAERALARHRDRQVRTIYAVGDNPMTDVYGANLYNRYLAQQHRGDAPAGTPGQETASQTADETTSAAASCRSVLVCTGVYKPAPARARDDHVVFLHSHRDMSAEAGLLEPAFVLDDVEAAVDLVLQRHL, encoded by the exons atgtggTGCGCGCGCATGCAGCATGCAATCAGGACGGCGACGCGCTACGCCAACGCTCGGCAG CAACATGGGCGGAGCGAGGCGGGCATCCTGCTGGACGTGGACGGCGTGCTGGTGCGCGGCGGCGCCGTCATCCCGGCGGCGCGCCGGGCCTTCCGGAAGCTGCTGGACGGCCGCGGCGACTTCCGGCTGCCCGTCGTCTTCGTCACCAACGCCGCCAGTTGCCGGCCCGAGCGCAAGGCGCAGCAGCTGTCGTCGCTGCTCGACGTGCAG ATCAGTCCCGATCAAGTGGTTTTGTCGTACAGTCCTCTGCAAACGTTGACCGCCTTCCACGACAAATGCGTGCTGGTGTCCGGCCAGGGGCCCATCACGGACATCGCGCGCAC TCTGGGCTTCAAGAAGGTGGTGAGCATGGAGCAGCTTCGAGAACAGCACCCCCTGCTGGACATGGTGGACCACAACAGGACGCCTCAAGCAGCC tCCAAGGTCGTCGGGCACAAGATCCCCCAAATTGAAG CCGTGCTGCTGTTTGGCGAGCCGGTGCGCTGGGAGACCAATCTTCAGCTGCTGGTGGACGTGCTGCTGACCAACGGCCGGCCGGCGGACGCGTACGATTGGTCGCCGGAGCAGCTGCCCGTGCTGGCCTGCAACACGGACCTGCTGTGGATGGCCGAGGCGCCGTCGCCGCG TTTTGGCCACGGCATGTTCCTGCTGTGCTTGGAGTCGGCGTACAAGAAGTTGACGGGCCGCGAGCTGAGCTACCGGGCGCTGCTGGGGAAGCCCAGCCTGCTCACCTACCGCTTCGCCGAGCGCGCGCTCGCCCGCCACCGCGACCGCCAAGTCCGAACCATCTACGCCGTCGG cGACAACCCGATGACGGACGTTTACGGCGCCAACCTTTACAATCGCTACCTGGCTCAGCAGCACCGTGGCGACGCCCCCGCCGGGACGCCGGGCCAGGAAACGGCGAGTCAGACCGCCGACGAGACGACATCGGCCGCCGCGAGCTGCCGATCCGTCCTG GTATGCACGGGCGTCTACAAGCCGGCGCCGGCGCGGGCCCGGGACGACCACGTGGTCTTCCTGCACAGCCACCGCGACATGAGCGCCGAGGCGGGCCTGCTGGAGCCCGCCTTCGTGCTGGACGACGTGGAGGCCGCCGTCGACCTCGTCCTCCAACGACACCTCTGA
- the pcif1 gene encoding mRNA (2'-O-methyladenosine-N(6)-)-methyltransferase, giving the protein MSNESQAPLKGEAAVVHSPSASAASHGPPLSPSAAKPPELPDELIQAGWSKCWSRRENRPYYFNRFTNQSLWEVPVLGQHDVISDPLGLNATPAEGADGNLGNGQRKRRSSEEQAGGHNSLKRAKAEPSTPISPSTPGAKPWSAAPDDKQGAAAPTPTTPVTPSPAPAPYRPAVVYWDLDIQTNAVIREHPPAQHLPPHPEIELQRAQLVTKLRQHYHELCHQREGIDPPRESFNRWLLERKVLDKGLDPMLPSDCEPVISPSMFREVMNDIPIRLSRIKYKEEARKLLFKYAEAAKKMIDSRNASPESRKVVKWNAEDTMSWLRRDHSASKEDYMDRLEHLRQQCGPHVTAVAKDSVEGICSKIYQLSSEYSRRLRHTHLSLLQDPPADASTSSSSSSSPPPPSSSSSSRLVYCYPLRLAQPSPALPRVELHFENDVACLRFRGEMVKVNRGHFSKLELLYRYSCMDDSRFEKFLSRVWCLLKRYQVMFGSSANEGTGLQGALPVSVFEALNRQFGVSFECFASPLNCYYKQFCSAFPDTDCYFGSRGPFLSFCPVSGSFEANPPFCEELMDAMVTHFEELLEQSSEPLSFIVFVPEWREPVTPALGRMEASRFLRHQMSVPAYEHEYRSGSQHICKREEMYYRAVHGTAVLFLQNAAGFAKWAPTPERLAELTASYRPSRSAPATGAPPPLASPGPGPAHPPAEREPPALGKAGERASGALVSSPANHDKNNNNGGSPQDKMAAV; this is encoded by the exons ATGTCCAATGAGAGCCAGGCACCGCTGAAGGGGGAGGCGGCCGTGGTGCATTCGCCCAGCGCCTCCGCCGCCTCGCACGGACCGCCTCTCTCGCCTTCCGCCGCCAAACCGCCCGAACTGCCAG ATGAGCTGATCCAGGCGGGCTGGTCCAAGTGCTGGTCTCGGCGGGAGAACCGCCCGTACTACTTCAACAGGTTCACCAATCAAAGCCTGTGGGAGGTGCCGGTGTTGGGCCAGCATGACGTCATT TCGGATCCTTTAGGCCTAAACGCCACACCGGCAGAGGGCGCGGACGGTAACCTAGGCAACGGCCAGAGGAAGAGGCGGAGCTCTGAGGAGCAGGCGGGCGGACACAACAGCCTGAAACGGGCCAAG GCCGAGCCCAGCACGCCCATCTCGCCCAGCACGCCCGGCGCCAAACCCTGGAGCGCCGCCCCCGACGACAAACAAGGCGCGGCGGCGCCGACGCCGACCACGCCCGTCACACCCAGCCCCGCCCCCGCTCCCTACAGGCCGGCCGT CGTGTACTGGGACCTGGACATCCAGACCAACGCCGTCATCCGAGAGCACCCCCCCGCCCAGCACCTGCCCCCCCACCCCGAGATCGAGCTGCAGAGAGCTCAGCTGGTCACCAAACTCAGGCAACACTACCATGAGCTGTGTCACCAGAGAGAAG GCATCGACCCGCCTCGGGAGTCGTTCAACCGCTGGCTGCTGGAGAGGAAAGTGCTGGACAAAGGCCTGGACCCCATGTTGCCCAGCGACTGCGAGCCCGTCATCTCGCCGTCCATGTTCCGGGAGGTCATGAACGACATCCCCATCAG GCTGTCTCGCATCAAATACAAGGAGGAGGCCCGCAAGCTTCTCTTCAAATACGCCGAAGCGGCCAAGAAGATGATCGACTCCAG GAACGCCAGCCCGGAGAGCAGGAAAGTGGTCAAGTGGAACGCCGAAGACACCATGAGCTGGTTGCGCAGGGACCACTCGGCCAGCAAGGAGGACTACAtg GACCGCCTGGAGCACCTGCGGCAGCAGTGCGGCCCTCACGTGACGGCGGTGGCCAAAGACTCGGTGGAGGGAATCTGCTCCAAGATCTACCAGCTGTCGTCCGAGTACAGCAGGCGCCTTCGACACACGCACCTCAGCCTCCTGCAAGACCCGCCCGCAG ATGCGTCCACGTCGTCTTCGTCCTCgtcctcgccgccgccgccgtcgtcgtcgtcgtcgtcccgcCTGGTGTACTGTTACCCGTTGCGTTTGGCGCAGCCGTCGCCGGCGCTCCCGCGGGTGGAGCTCCACTTTGAGAACGACGTGGCCTGCCTGCGATTTCGAGGCGAGATGGTCAAAGTCAACAGGGGACACTTCAGCAAGCTG GAGCTGCTTTACCGGTACAGCTGCATGGACGACTCTCGCTTCGAGAAGTTCCTGTCCCGAGTTTGGTGCCTGCTCAAGCGATACCAG GTGATGTTCGGCAGCAGCGCCAACGAGGGCACGGGCCTGCAGGGGGCGCTGCCGGTGTCGGTGTTTGAGGCTCTCAATCGCCAGTTTGGCGTTTCCTTCGAGTGCTTCGCCTCGCCGCTCAACTGCTACTACAAGCAGTTCTGCTCCGCCTTCCCCGACACCGACTGCTACTTCGGATCACGGGG GCCCTTCTTGTCCTTCTGTCCCGTCAGCGGCTCGTTTGAAGCCAACCCGCCGTTCTGCGAGGAGCTGATGGACGCCATGGTCACGCACTTTGAG GAGCTCCTGGAGCAGTCGAGCGAGCCGCTGTCCTTCATCGTGTTCGTGCCCGAGTGGCGCGAGCCCGTGACGCCGGCGCTGGGCCGCATGGAGGCCAGTCGCTTCCTGCGTCACCAGATGAGCGTGCCCGCCTACGAGCACGAGTACCGATCGGGAAGCCAGCACATCTGCAAGAG GGAGGAGATGTACTACCGCGCGGTCCACGGCACGGCGGTGCTTTTCCTGCAGAACGCGGCGGGCTTCGCCAAGTGGGCCCCCACGCCGGAGCGGCTGGCCGAGCTGACGGCGTCCTACCGGCCCTCGCGATCCGCCCCCGCCACCGGCGCCCCGCCCCCATTGGCCTCCCCGGGCCCGGGCCCCGCCCACCCGCCGGCCGAGCGGGAGCCCCCGGCCCTCGGCAAGGCCGGCGAGCGGGCGAGCGGCGCGCTCGTCTCGTCGCCCGCCAACCAcgacaagaacaacaacaatggcggcAGTCCgcaggacaagatggccgccgtgtgA